The Candidatus Hydrogenedentota bacterium genome contains the following window.
CGGCGCGAAACCGGCAGTGGATTGCCGCGCGCCTGAAGTGATTTTTGGGCGCGTCGGGGCCCCGGTTTGATGCCCGCCGCGCAGACATTGGAAAACGCGCCCGGAATGGTTGTATTCTTGACAAAGGCGCGGGGGCCGGAGGACGTCCAGCCGGGGGCGTCTTGGCAGAGGGTGGCGGCGGCGTCTCCGGGAGCGTCCGTTGGTTGTGTGACAGCGCATGGTGACGGGTGGTTTGAGGAGTGCTGAATGGCGATGCGTAACATTCCTGGGTACGCCGGCGCGGCGGGCGGGCTGGTGTCGTTTATCCTGGATCTCGTCGGGCTCGTCATCAACCGCGGGGCGGGGGCCGCGGATCTTCGGGGGAAGATCTCCCTGCTCGACAACGATGAGCTGCTTCTTGTTTGGGAGCCGGAACTCCGCACCATCCGGATCAAGAAGGAGGAGGACGCCTGGTACAGTTTCGAGGCGCAGTATGGAAGGGGCTCCCCCCAGGTCACCGACGCCTTTGTAGCCTGGCAGGAAAAACTCTACGCCTACATTGAGCAGGAGAAGGAGCGCTTTCTCCAGCGGCGCAGGGGTTCGATTGAGGGCCTGGAGAGGCTGCTTCGCTCCGGCGCGCGGACAGTCGTCGTCACAAAGGGCGCAAAACCCTACACGCAGAAATGCTTCGACCTGACGGGGCTCTCGCCCTTCGTCAGCGAAATCTACTCCCCCCCCCCCGGAAAACGCCGCAAGCGGTTCGGGGACGCCGTCCTCGCGCACGGGGTCCGGAACGCCGTCCAGTGCGCGCGCGACGTGGTCGTTGTCGGCCACGACATTGAGAAGGACATGGCCTGGGACATTGTCCCCGCGCGCGACAACCCCGCGGGGGATCCGGCCCCCGTCTTCATCCTCTTCGACACCTTCAAGTACAACCGGCCCGTGAAGGCCCCGCTGGACGCGCTCCCGGAGATTGTCGAGCTCCTCGCGCGGAAGGGAAAGGGCGACTTTCTGCGCGGGTTCAGGGTGCTCGCCCTGCGCGGCGGCGGAAAGACGAAGGGCTACCTGTTCAGCACGACGTATTACGAGGACCCCAAGCGCAGGGACAAGGTGCGCATTCCCATCGTCTACGACATTCACACGCGGGAATAGCCGGTTTCGTTTGCCCCCAAAACCTCACCAGGGCAGCTTCGGGTTCGGATGCGGTGTTCTCAAGAGGATGTCGGGCCCATGCCACCGGCATCATCTTTCAGACGCGGCATTCCGGCCTTGAAATGCCCCGGGGGGATGTCTGTTTTGGGGGTGCCGCACGGGGGGGGAGAATGCCGGGCACACCTACCTGGCGATGGTCTGGAACCCCCTTTTCAGCAGTTCGCTGTGGTGCTCGACAACTTTGCGGTTCTCCGCCGCGTCCGCGACGTTGGTGTTCTCGTCCGCGTCACTCTCGTGGTCGTAAAGTTCCCGCGCCCGGACTTCCTTTTCGCCGATGCGGCGCCACTCCGTGTAGCGGTGCCGGTCGGTGCGCACGGAGTAGCCCATGACCGTCCCCCGGGGATACTGACTGTAGGCCGCCTCCTTCCAGGGCCTTTCGGGATCATCGAGCAGGGGCGCCAGACTCGTGCCCTCAAGATGCCCCGGTTTCTCCAGGCCTGCCAGATCGCACAGCGTGGGGTAAATGTCCACAAATTCAGTGAGCGCCCGCGTGCGCCGGCCCGCCGCCTTCATGCCCGGCGCGCTGACCAGCAGCGTTGAGCGCGTGTCCAGTTCAAAATTCGTGTGCTTGCACCACATTCCGTGCTCGCCCAGTTTCCAGCCGTGGTCGCCCCAGAGCGCCACAATGGTGTTGTCGCGGAGGTTCAGGCGGTCCAGCTCATCGAGCACGCGGCCGACCTGCGCGTCCGCGTAGGACACGCAGGCGCGGTAACCGTGAATCAGCCGGCGCGCCAGGTCATCCGGCAGGGGGCCGCTTGCCGGGATTCCGTGGTATCCGCGCAGTTCGCCCCAGTCCGTGAGCGCCTCTTTGGGCGCGTCTTTCGGGGCGAAGGGGTTGCCGGCCGGGCGGATGTCCTCCTCCCGGTACAGATCCCAGTATTTCCTGGGCGCGTTGAACGGCAGGTGCGGCTTGTGGAATCCGACGGCCAGAAAGAAGGGCTGGTCCTGGAGGCGGTTCAACTCCTCCACCGCCCGGTCGGCGGCCAGGCCGTCCTCATAGGCGTTGTCCGGAACATCGGCGCATTCAAAGGCGGGCCCCATGCCCTTCCGGCTGGCTTCGGGATGCTTCCCATCATACTCCCGGACCAGGGCGGCCGCCCCGGGGGTGAGGTATCCCCTTCCCGCCCATTGCCCTTTGGCGTGGAAGGCCTCCCGGCTCCAGCCCCGTTTTTCGTCGCTCTTGTGGTGGTAGATTTTTCCGATGGAGACGGCCTCGTATCCGTTGTTGAGGAAGTGCCGGTTCACCGGCAGGGCGCCGGGCACATGCTTGTACAGCGGGCCGCAACGAAACATTTCCCCCTTGTCGGGGCGGTATCCGCTCAGCAGGCTGGCGCGGGAGGCCATGCAGATGGACTGCTGGCAGTAGGCGCGCTCAAAAACCATCCCCCGGGCCGCCAGCCGGTCCATGTTCGGCGTGAGCACCCCGCGGTGCCCGTAGCAGCCCAGATGCGGGCGCAGGTCGTCCACGGCGATGAAAAGGATGTTTCTCCTTCGGGGCGGGGCGGCGGCCCCGGCGCGCCCCGGGGCGCAGGCAACGAGGGTTGCGAGCGCGGCGGCCATGAATTCGCGTCGGCGGAGGGCGTGTGCGGCCATTTCTGCGGTCTCTTTCGGCGGGTGTGCGGGCACGGCTCCGGCATGCATGTCTTGGGGCGCCGGCCCGGGCAAATGAATTCCAGGATTACAGGAAATCCATGTCGGCCCCGAGATGCGCCTGCTGCACATGTTCCACATACAGTTTGTGCCAGCCCCGTTCGGGTGCTGGAGGCGCGGTCAAACGCCGCCTCCGTTCCTGCAGTGTCTCCGGTTCCACAAGCAGGTCAATGCGGCGTTCCCCGACATTGAGTTCAATGAGGTCACCGCTTTGGACCAGCGCCAGCGCGCCGCCCACGGCCGCCTCGGGGGAGCAATGCAGCACCACAGTTCCGTAGGCGGTGCCGCTCATGCGGGCGTCGGACACCCGCACCATGTCCCTGACGCCCCGCGCGGCCAGATATTTCGGTATGGGCAGAGAAGCGGCCTCGGGCATGCCGGCGCCCACTGGACCACAGTTGCGCAACACCAGCACATGCTCGGGCGTGATGGCCAGGGCGGGATCGTCTATGCGCTGCGCGTCTTCGGCGGACTCAAACACGACAGCGGGCCCGCGGTGGCTCATCAGCGCGGGGCTTGCCGCCGCCGCTTTGATCACCGCGCCGTCGGGCGCCAGTGACCCGCGCAGCACCGCCAGCGCGCCTGTGGGGCCAAGCGGCTTGTCCAGTGTCCGAATGGTGGTCTGCCAGTCTCCGGGGGGCGGCGCGTCTTTCAGCAGTTCCCCCATGGTTTTTCCGGCAATGGTGCGCGCGCCAGGCTGAAGCAGCGGCTCCAGGGCCTTAAGCAGCACCGGCACGCCGCCCGCCCGGTGCAGGTCCTCCATATAGCCTGTTCCCGCAGGTTTGCAGTCAACCAGCAACGGCGTGTTTCGCGCCACAGCATCAAAATCATCCAACTCCAGGGCTGTCCCGGCG
Protein-coding sequences here:
- a CDS encoding sulfatase, which produces MAAALATLVACAPGRAGAAAPPRRRNILFIAVDDLRPHLGCYGHRGVLTPNMDRLAARGMVFERAYCQQSICMASRASLLSGYRPDKGEMFRCGPLYKHVPGALPVNRHFLNNGYEAVSIGKIYHHKSDEKRGWSREAFHAKGQWAGRGYLTPGAAALVREYDGKHPEASRKGMGPAFECADVPDNAYEDGLAADRAVEELNRLQDQPFFLAVGFHKPHLPFNAPRKYWDLYREEDIRPAGNPFAPKDAPKEALTDWGELRGYHGIPASGPLPDDLARRLIHGYRACVSYADAQVGRVLDELDRLNLRDNTIVALWGDHGWKLGEHGMWCKHTNFELDTRSTLLVSAPGMKAAGRRTRALTEFVDIYPTLCDLAGLEKPGHLEGTSLAPLLDDPERPWKEAAYSQYPRGTVMGYSVRTDRHRYTEWRRIGEKEVRARELYDHESDADENTNVADAAENRKVVEHHSELLKRGFQTIAR